A window of the Sphingobium sp. CAP-1 genome harbors these coding sequences:
- a CDS encoding purine nucleoside permease, which produces MPSFIRCGLPLASLILAWAGAASAAPPPVTATLACAPTKACASPLPVRMVIVTMFEIGADTGDAPGEFQLWKERRHLDTRIPFPQGYHDLYYNPDSQILAMVTGVGTARSSAATMALGLDPRFDLSNAYWLVAGIAGIDPEDASIGSAAWARYSVDGDLAHEIDAREIPQDWPSGFFPLDKKGPHDTSPPITEGRVFALNPKLVDWAFALTKNVAIPDDPGIQQERARYTGYPNAQKPPFVLIGDQLSAMTFWHGKRLNDWANDFTRYSTSGKGEFVTSAMEETGTLQAMTYLDRAGRVKMDRVMVLRSGSNYSMPPVGTSAADNLMRENEGYSGMRASLESLYLVGSKVVDELLTHWDRYAEAPPQ; this is translated from the coding sequence ATGCCCTCCTTCATCCGCTGCGGCCTGCCGCTCGCCAGCCTGATCCTCGCCTGGGCCGGCGCGGCATCCGCGGCGCCCCCGCCGGTGACGGCGACCCTCGCCTGCGCCCCCACCAAAGCCTGCGCCAGCCCTCTGCCCGTCCGCATGGTGATCGTCACCATGTTCGAAATCGGCGCGGACACCGGCGACGCACCGGGGGAGTTCCAGCTCTGGAAGGAAAGGCGCCACCTCGACACGCGCATCCCCTTTCCGCAGGGCTATCACGACCTCTATTACAACCCCGACAGCCAGATATTGGCGATGGTGACGGGGGTGGGCACGGCGCGGTCCAGCGCCGCGACCATGGCGCTGGGCCTCGACCCGCGCTTCGACCTGTCCAACGCCTATTGGCTGGTGGCGGGCATTGCCGGGATCGACCCGGAGGACGCATCGATCGGGTCGGCCGCCTGGGCGCGCTACAGCGTCGACGGCGATCTGGCGCATGAGATAGACGCGCGCGAAATCCCCCAGGACTGGCCATCGGGCTTCTTCCCGCTCGACAAGAAGGGGCCGCACGACACCAGCCCGCCGATCACCGAGGGGCGCGTATTCGCGCTCAACCCGAAGCTGGTCGACTGGGCCTTTGCCCTGACGAAGAACGTGGCGATCCCCGACGATCCGGGGATCCAGCAGGAACGGGCGCGCTACACGGGCTATCCCAATGCGCAAAAGCCGCCCTTCGTCCTGATCGGCGACCAGCTTTCGGCCATGACCTTCTGGCACGGCAAACGGCTGAACGACTGGGCCAATGACTTCACCCGCTATTCCACCAGCGGCAAGGGCGAGTTCGTCACCTCCGCCATGGAGGAGACGGGCACGTTGCAGGCGATGACCTATCTCGACCGGGCCGGCCGGGTGAAGATGGACCGGGTCATGGTGCTGCGGTCGGGCAGCAATTATTCCATGCCCCCGGTCGGCACATCCGCCGCCGACAATCTGATGCGCGAAAATGAAGGCTATTCGGGAATGCGCGCCTCGCTCGAAAGCCTGTATCTGGTCGGGTCCAAAGTGGTGGACGAACTGCTGACCCATTGGGATCGCTACGCCGAGGCGCCGCCGCAATGA